The DNA segment GTGCTCGCGAGAACGTTACCCGCTCTCCCTAAGCTGCACTAGCTCATCCTCATCTTGATGCAAACAGAACCTGACATTCTGGCCTTTAGCCAATCACACGTAAGCTGACAAACTTTAAAACTATCTTCTCTTTCTGCTGTCATTCAACTGTCATCAACTGTCACAACGCAAAGAATTTGTGATCCACCTCCACCCTTTCACCACCTCAGCTGTGGATGTTTgaccatctccaatcaaacTATATAATAAGAAGTTTCCCATTTATAAAGATGTTCCCATCCTTGAGCTCcattcctcatcaccatcaccagcaTCCATCTCCAGGGGTGTTTCCTCTAATAGAAAGCACCTTGCTCCTTAGACGATTCCCCATagtgatccacttcctgccggGGTCTGAGTGCCTAAGTctattccttctgttcacaatGAATTTCTCATACTCTTGTGTTCCTCTCATCAGTCTCTTCTGATTGAAATGGTGTGCAGCCCAGCTGACTCTTATGCAGGACACCAGAGTTCATGTCTTATCATCATCCAAAAGCTGATCTTCACCTGAATTTACAAGAATGTAGATGATATACAGCTTCTTATTTGTGAATATTATTCAGAAATCTTCTTTAGTCTTAAGACCAAAATGTCcaatttatttgttatttcttttttaatctctaTAGAACAGAACACAGAGTATGTACTATGAAAATAGTGTATATaccattaaaatgtcactggTCACAACACAGACAGCATAGTTGTGCCATAATGAAGAATATCTCTGTATTAATCtcacagttatttatttacatttggtGGGCTTTGATAACGCTctcacaaaaatatataacgatttgttgtgtttcctcATGGCTGAGATAATATGTCAGCGTGGTCAGTGTCTAATCTGCTGTCTCACCTGGTATCTAACCTAGCTTCAGCACAACCATCCTCACATCAGAATGCTCTGCACTGAGAAGTAGTTTCAGTCCGTGaattgtgcacacacacacacacacacacacacacacacacaatggaaaCTATATTCCACCCAAGGTGCCCAataatttctgttttctgtctgtcaacttttgtacttttgtcCACCCACGGAGGGACTTTACAAGATCAAACGAGCAGAATGAGTCCATAAtctgagtatgtgtgtgagtgaaagggtggtggtggtgggggggactTCTTAAGGAGGCCACAGGAGGGCACACAATTCTCCTTACTGACTGACAATTAAGAACTACAAACTGCACAGTATATATTACAGAGGTTGTAGCAGCATGGAAAAACACTACAAATAAACTACTACATAATGAATCACCATATTTCACATATTATGACTTAGTGtcaggtgtttgtttgtgtgaccCACTGTCACCTTTAGAATTCACCCTTTGTTCATTTCACATGGCCCCCCACCTCTGCCTCTATAAATACTGGTTTCCTTTAGCTGAGCTCTATAAATATCTCTAAATGACTATATTTAACTCGTCAGCGAACCAAAGCTATTCTTTCCTAGAGCATAGTCAAATCAGACTGACACAAGTTTCCGCGCCCATACAGCCTCTCGCACCCAAAGGAGTAAATTCCGCTCGTCTGTCCGTCTCATTTAATTGTGGTTATACCAGAGCGGCTTTCTCTTTCTCGCTCAGCTCGGTAAAactcgtcactttccgatgaTCATATTCCGGAATCAAAACCAAATATGGAGCATGGGGGGTGTTCCTCTGTTTACCGGATTCAACCTTTTATGGGTTAAGAAGCTCGACCGGAATTCCTCTTTTGATATCAGAGCGCGATTAAACAGAAGATACATGAGAATGTAGatgtaaaaaaagaatgatAACTAAAATAAAGCTGAATGCAGTGAagcagtgttttctctctgcatcatgttttgttgctgtgtagttttttttggttgtttgctgctgtttaaCGTCGAGTGGAAAAGTCGCTTTATCTCTCCTCGAGCAGCGGGTTCTCCATTGACAAGTGATTCCCTTTGTAATCGTCACGGAGcttttcagccaatcagcatcgGCAGCGCCTCTCCCCTCTCCGCTTCCATCAACCCTCCCACTCCATATTTGGGTAATGACGTATGGCCGCATTCAAAAGGTTCCCCATATATACAAACTAGTGCCAGGGCCCGCGTTCCCTACAAGAGTTAACTTTATCAGCAGAGCGCATGAAGCGCAGCACACACACGGAGCTCATCTTCTCACACCCGGTGACACGCAGAGACATGCAGTGGTGACCCACGCGCGGCTGGGTTGACACACTGTTGTTTGTTATAAActtggaagaaaaaagaagagaaaagagagagagactacagACGagcttttctctttcaaaatgacTGCTAAAACTTTGGAGAAGGTGCCGTTGAATCTCGGGGGGTTCGTGCATCCTGACAGCGTGTACTCGGTGGATGACATGGCCACCAGCTTGCCGACCTCTGTGGCTATCTTCCCCAACACAGACTTGGCACATTACGACCAGCTTAATGTGACAGCAGGTAAGACGACACACAGTTTGACACTCCTGTAGTGTTTGCTGAAGAAATGTGGATTGTTCACGTATTTAAAGTTGTCTAGCATATCCCCCGAACGCTTGAGTAATTGCAACTTTACAACTTTCTTCTGCCTGTCATAGTGAAAAAAAGGGAGTTCACAGGCTGTGTTTCGTATATTCGTAATGACATGATAAGAACAGAGTCCGTGCGTAATGGAACAGAGACGCACCTGCCCTCTCTCCACTTAAAGCCCACTTTCCTGTCTAGTGTGAACAGGTTAATTAATCCTGTTTGTGTTGCCTCACTAATGActtgctttgttttcctgtgcagATGGCTTGATGAGCGCGGACATGAGCGCAGAGAAGCGCTCTCTGGACCTCTCCTCCTACTCCAGCGGCTTCTCTCAGCCCGCGCCCCACCGCAACCAGACTTTCACCTACATGGGAAAATTCTCCATCGACTCCCAGTATCCAGGTAACTGGAACCCCGAGGGAGTGATCAACATTGTCTCGGGCATCTTCAACGTGGCCcagccgcctcctcctcctccctcctcttcagcGTCCTCCTCCCCGGCTTCTTCAGGATCTCCAAGTCATTTCTCCAGCGGAAATTTGAGTTGCACCATGGCGGCTCAGAACCAGGCAGAGATAgaccatcaccatcacctctATTCCCCCCCACCTCCTTACTCATCTTCTGGCTGCGGGGAGGTGTACCAGGATCCCTCGGCCTTTTTGTCCACTTCCACCTGTCCTATCGCCTCCTACCCACCACCCTCCTACTCTTCACCCAAGCAGCCTGGCAGCTCAGACGCGCCGGGGCTGTTCCCCATCATCCCCGACTACTCGGGCTTTTTCCAGCCGGCTTGCCAGCGGGACATGCACACGGCAGGTATCCAGGATCGGAAACCGTTCGGCCCATGTCCGCTCGATACATTCCGCGTCCCTCCACCCCTGACCCCGCTGAACACTATCAGGAACTTTACGCTGGGGGGTCCGGGTAGTGGTGGCGCCGAGGGAGGGCCACCGAGGCTTCCCTCTGCATACAGCCCACAGAACTTGCCCCTGAGGCCAATCTTGCGACCCAGAAAGTACCCGAACAGACCCAGCAAGACGCCCATCCATGAGCGGCCGTACCCCTGTCCTGCGGAGGGCTGCGATCGGCGGTTCTCCCGTTCTGACGAACTGACCAGACACATCCGCATCCACACTGGACACAAGCCGTTCCAGTGTCGGATCTGTATGCGCAACTTCAGCCGCAGTGACCATCTCACCACGCACATTCGTACGCACACGGGGGAGAAGCCGTTCGCCTGCGACTTCTGTGGCCGGAAGTTCGCCAGGAGCGACGAGAGGAAGAGACACACTAAAATCCACCTGAGGCAG comes from the Seriola aureovittata isolate HTS-2021-v1 ecotype China chromosome 21, ASM2101889v1, whole genome shotgun sequence genome and includes:
- the egr2b gene encoding early growth response protein 2b, whose amino-acid sequence is MTAKTLEKVPLNLGGFVHPDSVYSVDDMATSLPTSVAIFPNTDLAHYDQLNVTADGLMSADMSAEKRSLDLSSYSSGFSQPAPHRNQTFTYMGKFSIDSQYPGNWNPEGVINIVSGIFNVAQPPPPPPSSSASSSPASSGSPSHFSSGNLSCTMAAQNQAEIDHHHHLYSPPPPYSSSGCGEVYQDPSAFLSTSTCPIASYPPPSYSSPKQPGSSDAPGLFPIIPDYSGFFQPACQRDMHTAGIQDRKPFGPCPLDTFRVPPPLTPLNTIRNFTLGGPGSGGAEGGPPRLPSAYSPQNLPLRPILRPRKYPNRPSKTPIHERPYPCPAEGCDRRFSRSDELTRHIRIHTGHKPFQCRICMRNFSRSDHLTTHIRTHTGEKPFACDFCGRKFARSDERKRHTKIHLRQKERKSSTVSSSSSSSSGSCGLERPSGGISATNGICP